A DNA window from Luteolibacter luteus contains the following coding sequences:
- a CDS encoding DUF2752 domain-containing protein, with protein sequence MRRIRRPWTWLAVAGALGFLGLRFLWTGWSTASPSCVIRRFTGLQCPGCGGTRCAVRLLDGDIAGAIAMNPLVVLLAALGTIWIGYGVFREWKGEPRPLPLLPSWVAWSLAIVVIGFGVVRNLPWWPFTLLVPH encoded by the coding sequence ATGAGAAGAATCCGGCGCCCTTGGACATGGCTCGCAGTAGCCGGGGCGCTGGGGTTTCTCGGGCTGCGCTTTTTGTGGACCGGATGGTCCACGGCCTCGCCGTCATGTGTCATCCGCCGCTTCACCGGGCTTCAATGTCCGGGCTGCGGCGGGACGCGCTGCGCCGTCCGCTTGCTGGATGGCGATATCGCCGGTGCAATCGCCATGAATCCGCTGGTGGTGTTGCTTGCCGCGCTTGGCACCATCTGGATCGGCTATGGCGTCTTTCGGGAATGGAAAGGCGAGCCTCGGCCTCTGCCCTTGCTCCCTTCATGGGTGGCATGGAGCCTTGCGATCGTCGTGATTGGCTTCGGCGTGGTGCGGAACTTGCCTTGGTGGCCCTTCACGCTCCTCGTGCCGCACTGA